A stretch of Channa argus isolate prfri chromosome 16, Channa argus male v1.0, whole genome shotgun sequence DNA encodes these proteins:
- the insm1b gene encoding LOW QUALITY PROTEIN: insulinoma-associated protein 1b (The sequence of the model RefSeq protein was modified relative to this genomic sequence to represent the inferred CDS: inserted 2 bases in 1 codon; deleted 2 bases in 1 codon) has product MPWRRKHFSNRRIDTGEIKSHKLQVLPYXFNKPGYSRLHPPPRSAFLLLLAKMPKGFLVKRNKKSAHVSYRTRSDEDDLQEPPTPAALPSQADPSPAMSVASSPDRVAASPDFTASDAPVPRLEKPAQFGNPEAVCQALYSPTRPISKEHDRGYFERSFNLGSPISAESFPTPASLSGLDQLLYAPVDLKIGTSNSSRSGTTSSLPAPSNRVGAKRPAPDGIERKPKPASKKPKAIRKLNFEDEVTTSPVLGLKIKEGPVEMKPRAQSSGGNKPLGEFVCQLCKEAYADPFSLAQHKCSRIVRVEYRCPECDKMFSCPANLASHRRWHKPRTTGAPAMPPAQGIKPEMAKMPPLGVKSVTDEAKEMSDRDTPSPGLSESGSEDGSYDCQFCGKRFKRQAYLRKHIMGHQALQKKVLEEHGFQTTDRAAEQAPVSSSSASSSSSSSSSSSSEEASNQSPLNLSPVDCLLCPVCGESFTSRAGQERHLRLMHSSQIYPCKYCPATLYSSPGLTRHINKCHPSENRQVILLQMPVRPAC; this is encoded by the exons ATGCCTTGGAGACgaaaacatttcagcaacagAAGGATCGAT ACAGGGGAGATAAAGTCCCACAAGCTTCAAGTGTTgccata ttttaacaaacctgGATACTCGAGACTTCACCCACCTCCCCGAAGTGCCTTTCTGCTGTTACTTGCCAAAATGCCCAAAGGATTCCtggtaaaaagaaacaaaaaatctgCACATGTTTCGTACCGGACTCGGTCAGACGAGGATGACCTCCAGGAGCCACCCACCCCAGCTGCCTTACCGAGTCAGGCGGACCCATCCCCAGCGATGTCCGTGGCATCCAGTCCAGACCGAGTCGCAGCATCGCCGGATTTCACAGCATCTGATGCTCCTGTGCCAAGACTGGAAAAGCCGGCGCAGTTCGGCAACCCAGAGGCGGTGTGCCAAGCCCTCTACAGCCCCACCCGGCCCATCAGCAAGGAGCACGACAGGGGATATTTTGAGCGAAGTTTCAATCTAGGCTCGCCTATTTCTGCCGAGTCATTTCCAACACCTGCCTCCCTCTCTGGCCTGGACCAGCTCCTGTACGCTCCGGTCGACTTGAAAATCGGCACCAGCAACAGCAGCCGCAGTGGCACCACCAGCAGCCTACCGGCACCAAGCAACCGCGTGGGCGCTAAAAGACCGGCGCCTGATGGTATCGAGCGAAAACCTAAACCCGCCTCCAAGAAACCCAAAGCCATTAGAAAACTCAACTTTGAAGACGAGGTGACGACTTCTCCCGTGCTCGGTCTCAAAATCAAAGAGGGACCAGTCGAGATGAAGCCGAGGGCGCAGTCCTCTGGAGGAAACAAGCCTTTGGGGGAGTTTGTGTGTCAGCTGTGCAAAGAGGCGTACGCGGATCCCTTCTCTCTGGCTCAGCACAAGTGCTCCCGCATTGTTAGGGTCGAGTACCGCTGTCCAGAGTGCGATAAGATGTTCAGCTGCCCGGCCAACCTCGCCTCTCACCGCCGCTGGCACAAACCCCGGACCACCGGCGCACCGGCGATGCCACCCGCACAGGGAATCAAACCCGAAATGGCCAAAATGCCACCACTAGGTGTCAAATCCGTCACTGACGAAGCCAAAGAGATGAGCGACAGAGACACCCCGAGTCCAGGTCTGTCCGAGTCGGGCTCTGAAGATGGCTCATATGACTGCCAGTTCTGCGGGAAGAGGTTTAAGCGACAGGCATATCTAAGAAAACACATCATGGGACACCAGGCCCTGCAAAAGAAAGTCCTGGAGGAGCACGGGTTTCAAACCACCGACCGCGCAGCAGAGCAAGCACCGGTATCCTCCTCCTcagcatcctcctcctcctcctcctcctcatcatcatcctcagaGGAAGCCTCAAACCAAAGCCCTCTCAATCTAAGCCCAGTGGACTGCCTGCTGTGCCCGGTGTGCGGGGAGAGTTTCACCAGCAGGGCCGGCCAGGAGCGACACCTGCGCCTCATGCACTCCTCCCAGATATACCCGTGCAAATACTGCCCCGCCACTCTCTACAGCTCGCCGGGGCTCACCAGGCACATAAACAAGTGCCACCCCTCCGAGAACAGGCAGGTGATCCTGCTCCAAATGCCGGTGCGCCCTGCCTGCTAA